From the Corynebacterium sp. P3-F1 genome, the window GATCGCGGATGCGCGGACACCGTCCACGGGTCGGTGCGCACGGAGATGATGCCGGTGGACACCTCGGGGCACGCCTTGGCGACGATCTCGCTGGCCTGCTGCGTCCACGGGAATTCGCTGGCCCAGTGCGCGGTGTCGATCACTGCGGGGCCGCCCGCGCGCAGATGCTCGTCGACGGGGTGGTGGCGCAGGTCGGAAGTGACGTACACGTCCACTCCGAGGCCGCGCACGGCATCCAGGAAGCTGTCGCCCGAGCCGGAGGACACCGCGACCTTCTGCACCATCTGATCCGGGTCGCCGGCGGCGCGGACTCCCCACGCGGTCTCCGGCAGTGCGTCGGCGACCTGCTGGGTGAAATCGCGCAACGTCATCGGCTCCGGGAGCTCGCCGACCCGCCCTAGACCGGTGGCGCGGGACATAACCCCAGTTGGTGCGAGCTGCACCACGTCGAACGCCGGCTCCTCGTACGGGTGCACCTCGCGCAACACCTCGGTCAGGCGCGAGCGCAACCGGGACGGTGCGATGAACTGCACCCGGGTCTCCGGTGCGGAGTAGTGGGAGCCGACTTCGCCGTCAGTGGGGTTCGCGCCGGGCTGCGGGGTGAAGCCGCCGCGGCCGTCCCAGGTGAAGGAGCACTCGGAGTAGTCGCCGATGGAGCCGGCGCCGGCAGCAAAGAGGGCGTCGGTGACGTGGGCGACGTCGGCGGGCGGGATGTGCACACCCCACAGGTCGCGGCCGTCTGGGTCGACCACCTTGATCGGGCGGCCGGGCGTGATGCCAACGAGTTCGGCGAGCTTGTCTGACACCCCCGGGCGCGCGGAGTCGGCGTTGGTGTGCGCCGCGAACAGGGCGCAGCCGCCAGTCACGAGGGTGTGGATGACCTTGCCTTTCGGAGTGTCAGCGGCCACGGAGGTCACGCCGCGCATGAGCAGCGGGTGATGCACGACGAGCATGTCGGCGCCTAGTTTCACCGCCTGCTCCGCGACCGCCTGGGTGCAGTCGAGGGCGAACGCCACACGCGACACGTCAGCGGCGGGGTCGCCGCAGATCAGGCCGACGGCATCCCAGCTTTCGGCGAGCCGCGGCGGGTACGCGGCGTCGAGCGCCGCGACGACATCAGCAACAGTCGTTGTCATGTTGTCCCAGTCTAGGTCGATTGTCAGCGCGGCAACGCACTGCCATGCTGGGGTGCGTGATCACACTGCTTCTCGACGTTGACGGCACACTCATCGACTCCTTCCCCGGCATTCGCGACGGTTTCCTCCACGCGCTCGACACGGTGGACTGGGAGCACCCGTCCGATGAGTTCATCGCGCGTATCCCGGGCCCGCCGATGGAGGAGACGCTGGCCAACTTGGGCATGGACGACGCGACGCGGGAGCGCGCTTTCGCCGCCTACATGGACTTCACGCACGCCGGCGGCTGGCAGCGCGCGTCCGCATTCCCGGGGATGCGCGACCTGCTCGCGTCCTGGAAGGAGGAGGGGTTCCGGGTGGTCACGGCGACGTCGAAAGGCGAAGGCTTCGCGCGCGCCGTCTTGGAGCGGGAAGGCATGCTTGAACACATCGACTTCCTCGGCGCGGCGCAGGAGGACGGTCCGCGGCGCAGCAAGGCCGACGTGATCGCGCATGTGCTGGATAATGTGGACATCGGCCGCGGGCTCATGATCGGCGACCGCCTCCACGACATCGAGGGGGCCGCGCACTTCGGCTTCCCCGCGGTCGCCGTCGCCTGGGGATACGGCACCCAGGAAGAATGGGACCGCGCGTGGGCCACCGCGCACACCCCGGCTGAGCTCGACAAAATAGTCACCGTTTTCAAGGAGGACCAGTGATCCGAATCGACTTCGTGTGCACCGGCAACATCTGCCGCTCGCCGATGGCGGAAACGATCGTGCGCCAGAAGCTTATCGACGCCGGGTTGGCCCCCCTTGTCCGCGTCACCTCCTCCGGCATCGGCGGCTGGCACGTGGGCAACCCCGCCGACGAACGCGCCTTGGCAGAACTGTCCGCCCACGGCTACGACGGTTCCGCCCACCGCGCCCAACAGTTCGGCGGCGAGCAGATGAATGCCGACCTCATCGTCGCACTTGCCACCCGCCACGTTTCCGAGCTCGTCGCCCAGGGCGTACCCGAAGAGAAGATCCGCCTGTTGCGCTCCTTCGACCCGTCCGCACCGGAGAACGCAAGCGTCGAGGACCCCTACTACGGCGGCCCCGAAGGTTTCACCGTCACCCGCGAACAAATCGAAGCAGCCGCTGACGGCATTCTGGATTGGGTGCGCGCCCAGGTAGACTAACCGGCGTGACCGCGCCGAAAACGAAGCCCATCTGGAGGACCTTTCTCACTCCCGGATGGGTACTCGCAGCCGTTTTCGCAGTGCTGTTCTCGTGGTTCGCCATCACGTGGCTGTCCCCCTGGCAGCTCGGAAAAGACCACGACATCAAGGAGCGCAACGAGCGGATCGAGAAGGCGTTCGAGGGGGACCCGGTGGACGCCGATAAGCTGCTTGCTTCGAACTCGTACGAGGAATGGACGCGCGTGACCATGACCGGGCACTACCTCCCCGACGACGAACTACTGCTGCGTTTGCGGCCCGTCGAAGGTGCGCCCGCCTTCCAGTCGCTTGTGCCGTTTCAGCTCGATAGCGGCGCAACAATCCTGATCAACCGAGGATGGGTGCCCGCCACCGACGGCGGCACCACCGTTCCCGAACTCGCCCCCGCACCCAGCGACCCCGTGACGTTGCTCGCCATGATCCACCTCAGCGACACCTCTACTTTGGAGCCCATCGACGACCAGGGCTACACCATGGTCCAGACCATCAACACCGGACAAGCCGCCGCTCTGACCGGAACCGACCTGGCCGACCCGTACGCGCAACTGCTCGCGGACCAACCCGGAGTGCTCAACCCCATTCCCCTGCCCGTCCTCGACCGGGGCAACCACCTCTCCTACGGCCTCCAATGGATCGCCTTCGGCATCATGGCACCCGCGGGACTCGCATACTTCATCTACTCCGAAGTCCGCGAACGCCGCCGGTACGCCACCGAACAACAGGAAATGGCTGAACTTGTCGCCTCCGGCGCCCATGCGTCGCCCGACGCTCCTGATACTTGTGGTGATCCTGCTGACCCTGCAGGCCCTTCTACTTCCGCGGCCGCCGGGAACGCCACAAAACCCACCACCTCTAACCGCGCTCCCACCCGCGCCCGCTACGGACACGCACGCTCCAACCCATGGGCCACCAAACCCGACGAAGAACGGTTCTAACAGCTCCTCCCACACCCCCACCCGGCCCCCGCTATACAGCTTTTGTTCCCCTGCGACGGCCCGTGCTAGCATTTCCCCACGCGCGCCGTTAGCTCAGCTGGAAGAGCAACTGGTTTACACCCAGTAGGTCGGCGGTTCGAGCCCGTCATGGCGCACCACAACAGAACGCTCATCCACCTGACAACGGTCAAAGTGCTGGGCGTTTTCTTATGCGCCCGCGTTCTTTTGCGCACCTTTCGCCGTCCGCCCCCTGTGTCCGCCTACGGATTTTCCAGCCCACGGATTGCTCGCCAGCCGACCAAAAAGCCCGATCGATCAACAAACGGGGGTAGCAGAGCATCCTCACTGCAGGATCGTGTTGAATCTCACAAAGGGAGAGAGGGAAGCGTGAGGCATCAATAAGCATGACGTTCTGGGAGGGGTGAGTGAGCGCTGGTTGCGATACGTTGAGCGAGACAAGCGGAAGAGCGTTATTTCTTTGCGCCGGCGCTGCGGAGGCACGAACCCTGCCAGTCACCGAGACGGTCGGCCTTGGTCTGAACAAGGCCTGCAAGCTGGGCAGATTCGGAAATATCGCCGGGGTGGACCTCCCCGGCCTGGTTTGCGCCGGGGGTCAACAGCCAGATGCGACCGGAGTCGGAAAGATTGCGCGTGGCATCAACGAGTGCGTCCACCAAGTCCTCGTCATCAGCGCGGTGCCAGAGGAGGACGACGTCGCAGAGCTCATCTGTATCGTCGTCAAGCAGCGCTTCCCCGATCGCATCCTCGATGGACTCCGAAATCGATGCGTCGCAGTCATCGTCCCAACCGAGCTCCTGGACAACCTCGCCACTCGAAATACCGAGCTTATCCACGTAGTTGGCGGCACCAGTGGCGCTCACTATCTCCACTTCCTCCTTGAATCACGAACACGGATACAGCCAGGATACAACCACACTTCCCCCCATGGGCGACAGTTCGAAAAAGTACGTATCCTTGGACCCTGTAGGCACCGGCCAACCCGCGTTGGATGCGGTTAGACAAAACCCCCCTTGACGTGCGGAAAAGCTGGTGGAAACACACCACGATATCGGAGGATGGTCTTGTCTGACCCCGAAAACCTGAACGATTCGAACGTCCCTCTCATCCGTGACGGCGTCGCGTCCTACCTGCACGACCCGGACCCGGAAGAGACCAAGGAGTGGATGGACTCTTTGGACGGGCTGCTCGAAGCCTCTGACGCGGAGCGCGCCCGCTATCTGATGCTGCGCCTGCTGGAGCGCGCCTCGGCTCAGCGCGTGCCGCTGCCTTCGTTGACGTCGACCGACTTTGTCAACACCATCCCGACCAAGCTCGAGCCGGACTTCCCCGGCGACGAGGCAATGGAAAAGCGCTACCGCCGCTGGATCCGCTGGAACGCCGCCATCATGGTGCACCGCGCTCAGCGCCCCGGCATTAAGGTCGGCGGTCACATCTCCACCTACGCCTCCGCCGCAGCGCTCTACGAGGTCGGTTTCAACCATTTTTTCCACGGCAAGGACGCGCCACAACGTGGCGACCAGATCTTCATGCAGGGCCACGCATCGCCGGGTATGTACGCCCGCGCCTTCCTCGAAGGCCGCTTGACCGAAGAGCAGATGGACGGTTTCCGCCAGCAGCACTCCCGCCCAGGAGTGGGCATGCCGTCCTACCCGCACCCGCACGACATGCCGGAGTTCTGGGAATTCCCGACCGTGTCCATGGGTCTCGGCCCGATGAACGCGATCTACCAGGCACGCTTCAACAAGTACCTGCAGCACCGCGGAATCAAGGACACCGACCAGCAGCACGTCTGGGCGTTCCTCGGTGACGGCGAGATGGACGAGCCGGAATCCCGCGGCCTGCTCCAAATGGCCAGCCTGTACGAGCTAGACAACCTGACCTTCGTGATCAACTGCAACCTGCAGCGTCTCGACGGCCCGGTGCGCGGCAACGGCCAGATCGTCCAAGAGCTGGAGTCCTTCTTTATTGGTGCCGGCTGGAACGTCATCAAGGTTGTCTGGGGCCGAGAGTGGGACGAGCTGCTCGAAAAGGATGAGGACGGCGCTCTCGTCCACATCATGAACACCACCAAGGACGGCGACTACCAGACCTTCAAAGCTAACGACGGCGCGTACGTCCGTGAGCACTTCTTCGGCCGCGACGAGCGCACCAAGAAGCTCGTGGAGGACATGACGGACGAGGAGATCTGGAACCTGCGCCGCGGCGGCCACGACTACCGCAAGGTCTACGCCGCATACAAGAAGGCTCTGGAAACCAAGAACGGCAAGCCGACCGTCATCCTCGCGCACACCATCAAGGGCTACGGCCTGGGCCACAGCTTCGAGGGCCGCAACGCCACCCACCAGATGAAGAGCCTCACCATCGACGACCTGAAGCTCTTCCGCGACAAGCAGGAAATCCCGATCTCTGACGAAGAGCTGGAGAAGGATCCGTACCTGCCGCCGTACTACAACCCGGGCCCTGAGTCCGAGGAAATCAAGTACATGCTCGAGCGCCGCAAGGAACTTGGCGGCTACCTGCCGGAGCGCCGCGAGGACTACACGCCTCTCGAGGTGCCCGACCTAGACAAGACGTACAAGGTCCTGTTCAAGGACTCCGGCAAGCAGAAGGTCGCCACAACGATGGCGCTTGTCCGCACCTTCAAGGCGCTCATGCGCGACAAGGAGATCGGCAAGCGAGTCGTCCCGATCATCCCGGACGAGGCCCGCACCTTTGGTCTGGACTCCTGGTTCCCGACCCTGAAGATCTACAACCCGAAGGGCCAGAACTACGTCCCGGTCGACCACGACCTGCAGCTCTCCTACCGCGAGTCTCCGGAGGGGCAGATCCTGCACGAGGGCATCAACGAGGACGGGTCGTCGGCAAGCTTCATCGCCGCCGCAACAAGCTATGCGACGCACGGTGAACCCATGATCCCGATGTACATCTTCTACTCGATGTTCGGTTTCCAGCGCTGCGGCGACAACTTCTGGGCAGCTGGCGACCAGATGGGCCGCGGCTTCATCGTCGGTGCTACCGCCGGCCGCACCACCCTGTTCGGTGAGGGCCTGCAGCACATGGACGGCCACTCCCCCGTCTTGGCCTCCACTAACCCGTCGATCGTCGCGTACGACCCCGCGTTCGCTTACGAGATGCCGTACCTGATCAACCGTGGTATCGAGCGCATGTACGGCCCGGACGGCGGCGAGAACGTCATGTACTACCTCACCGTGTACAACGAGCCGATCCACCAGCCGGCTCGCCCCGACGACCTCGACGTCGAAGGCCTGCACAAGGGCATCTACCTCTACGACCGCGGCGAGGACAAGGAGAACACCGTGTCCCTCCTCGCCTCCGGCGTGGCCATGCCGTGGGCACTCCGCGCACAGCAGATCCTCCAGGACGACTACAACGTCGGCGCAGCCGTCTACTCCGTCACCTCCTGGACCGAGCTGGCCCGCGACGGTGCAGCCCGCAACAAGGCACGCATCCTCAACCCGTCCGAGGACCCGGGCGAGGCATTCGCCACGACGCAGCTCAAGCAGACCGAAGGCCCGTACATTGCGACGAGCGACTTCACCACCGAGCTGCAGGAGATGATCCGCCCCTACGTCCCGGGCCGCTACACCGTCCTCGGTGCCGACGGCTTCGGCTTCTCCGACACCCGCGAGGCCGCACGCCGCTACTACAACATCGACGCCGAGTCCATGGTCGTCGCAGCGCTCACCGCGCTTGCCGACGAAGGCAAGATCGACATCTCCGTCGCCGCCCAAGCCGCCAAGGACCTCAAGGTCGACGACCCGACCGCCGCTGAGCCTGTTCACTCCGGCTCCGACGACGGCGACGAGAACGCGATGGGCTAAGCCCGCCCGCATTTTCGCCTGATCTGCTCCCTGCCCATTGTGGTGGGGAGCTTTTCAGTTTTAAAGGAGGCCCTTACACTGTGCGCATCGCACACATCGGGGGCATCTTTTCCGGTCTTGCCGCTACTTCTGGCTCACCACCGTAAGTTAATGATGCTCGCGGTGTGGCTCATATTGTTGGTAGGTTAGCCATTCATTTCAACAAGCACCTTCGCAGCTAGGATTCCCTCCCTCGTCGAGAAGCCAGCCGCGAGGGTGCATTCGTAACTGCGCTCTTAGAATGGGTTCATGGAACTTTCGCAACGCCTCGACCTGGCCAAGCTCGGCTTGGACCCCGATCTTGTCCCCGACGAATCCTTCGACGGCCTGCCCAACAACGTGGACGCAACCTCCGGCGGCTCCAGAGGCAGCGCTGACGGAGCCGGTAGTTCGGCAGGAGGCGATACGCTCGCTCAGCTGGCGGGTCTACTCGCACGGGTCGACGCGATCGAGGACGCGAACGATGTCGATCCGAGTGACACCTTCGACAGTCTCGGCGTCGATTCCCTCACTCGCATCGAGCTCGCGGTCCGCGCTGAAGAGCACTTCGGGGTACGCGTGGACGAAGAAAACCTCGACCCGTCGACGACCTTGGGCGACATGGCCCAATTCTTCGCCGAGAGAACTAGAGAAGCCGCGGGCTAATCGGCGAGAAATGCGAGCACTCAGCTGAGAAAGCGGCTGCTAATAGGCAGAAGAGGCACGACCACGCTCGGCCTTGGCGACGTACGCGTCGAACCGGAAGGTCTGGGCTAGCTCGGCGAGAGCGCTGTGAAAAGTCGCTAACTCCGCGGCAGGTGCCTCGATGACTTCACGGCAGCTGACGGTCCCGGCGCGGGAGGGCTCCTTGCGCCAGCGCGTGAACCACGGCGTGTCCCACACACTCACCAGTGAGGGAGCCGCAACGGGCTCACTCAGGTGCTCGTGCATCAGTCCTTCCACGCGGAGGCGGAGATGACGCGGCATTGAGGAGATGGCTAAGACACAGCGGATGCGCGAGGGATCGTTGGCGGCGGCACTTGAGGAAGCGACTGTGCTCACATCACTGGCGGTACCAGATGCAGCGAAGGCACTGACATCAGTGGAGTTGGATGCCGCAGACATGGCGGACAAAGTCGTGGTCATGGCGGGAAGCGGTCCTTTCGTTGTAAACGCACTCCGCGGCTGGCCTGAATTGGCTTGGCCGCGCGGGGTGCGCCAGACGAGGTTCGTCTTCCCCAACGCCCTCATTTGTCTCGTGGCAATTGTTGCTTCGCTTGAATCACAGGGGCAACCCTCGACAAGTACTTGATCCCCCCGTTCTTTCAAGAACCGATTGAGGGTTCGTCACGTGAATACTGCAGTTGGCTGGAGATTACTTGGACCGGGCGGGGTGAGCTGGGCCAGTGCGGCAAGCGGCTCGGGCGGAAGGGGCGGAGCAAGAGCTACCGCTACACCTCTTCGCGGCGGGCCCATCCCCCTTCGGATTCATCGCCGTCGGGGTGGACGTAGACGCGGTAAAGAGCACCGAGGAATTCCTCGGGGGTGGCGGGCTTGAGTTCGGGGCCGGGACCGCGCAGGGGGCTGGCACCGCCACGGAGGGCATGGCGGACTTCACCCTTGGTGGGCATCATGCCGTCGTCGGCGAGGGGGTCTTCGGCGGGGTGGGAGGACTTGGTGTGGCGCCAACGTCGAAAAGCGGCGGGCTCGAGTTTGGCCAGCCGCGTGAGCGCGTAGCGGGCCCAGGTGTTCATGGGGGCGCTATCCATGGTGACGGGGACGTACCAGCCGGCCCAGTAGGCGGCGGTGCCGAGGACGAAGGCAACGAGCGGCGCGGAGGCGAGCGCGGCGGTGGGGAACCCGGTGTTGTAGAGGACCATGGCGGTGATGGAGCCGGCGATGGCGGGGACGACGTACATTTGCTGGTCGTTGAGGATGCGGGGGATGCGCCCGATGAGGACTTCGCGGATGACCATGCCGCCGGTGGCGGTGAGGATGCCCATGAGGATGCAGCCGGGCCAGGCGACACCGGCGCCAATGGCGGTGACGGTGCCGGTGGTGCACCAGACGCCGAGAATGATCATGTCGCCGTGGAAGCGTGCGAGTTCCCAGAAGTAGCCCTGGAGGTTGGCGAAGAAGGCGACGGCGGCACCGAGGACGGCGACGGAGATGTACCAGGGGTCCACGAGCGCGGCGACAGGGGTATTCCCGATGAGGGCATCGCGCATCATGCCGCCGGCCATGCCGGAGATAATGGCGATGAGTATGAAACCGACGGCGTCGAATTTCATGCGCCGCGCGACGGTGCCGCCGATGATGGCGTTGAGGAACACCCCGATCAGGTCGAGGATGGCGATTGCTTGGCCTACTGCGTTGTCGATTCCACCGAAATACACGCAAGTATCGTAGCTAAGCCAGTTCGCTGAAGATGCGGGTATTGGAGTCGTGCCAAAGCGGTTTGGCCCAGTCACCGAATTGGCGGTCGGTGAGCGCGACCATGGCGGTGCCTGCGGCGGGCGAGTCGGACCAGGTGGGGATGAGCCACAGGTATGTGCCGGCCATGCCGAAGTGGCCGACGGTGTCGGCGGGCATCCCGTCGCCAGTCCAATGGGGGTCTTTGCTGCCCTTGATTTCGAAACCGAGGCCCCAGTGGCACGGTTTCTGCATTCCGTAGCCGGGCACGATGCCGCGCAGATCGCCGAATTGATTGGTGAACGCCCGGCGGACGGTGGTTTCCGCGAGCAGCGTGGGTGCGAGAAGTTCGCGCGCAAAAGAGAGCAGATTATCGACGTTCGACCTTCCCCCATGCCCCGCCGAACCGTAGATCTCGGTCGAGCTCATGCCGAGGGGCTCGAAGACTCCCTGGGCGGCGTAGTCGGTGAATGTCATGCCGGTTTCGTTTTCCAGGCGCTCGGCGAGGATCTCGTAACCGGCAGACGAATAGATGCGGCGCTCCCCCGCGGGCTTCTGCGGCTCTCGGGTGTCGAATCCCACGCCGGAGGCGTGCGCCAGCAGATGCTTTACGGTGGACCCTTCCGGCCCGCAGGGGGTGTCCAGCTCGAAGACGCCTTCCTCCACCGCCATGAGGAAAGCGTAGGCGGACAAGAGCTTGGTCACGCTGGCGAGCTCGAAGACATGCTTCTGATCTCCGAACGTGTCGGTCTCATCGGCTGAGCCGGGGGCGATCAGCGCGGCGGCGACGGTGTCGGCGGGCCAGTTTTCAAGGTGCGGGGCGAGTTCCATGCCCGTCAGCCTAGCGCGGTAGCGACTAAAGCTGAGGGAGGTGCTACAGCAAAGGAAACCGAAAACGAGAAGGTCAGGGCTGGGGGTGGGAAAGGGAGGAAATCGGGGGCGATGAGCCTGTAAGCTGCCGTCCATGAGCGCCACAACCGAAACAAAGCGCAAGGAAAGTAGGGGCGAGTCGGCGGGATTCCTCGGCTGGATCGAGAAGATCGGCAATAAATTGCCGGACCCGTTCTGGCTATTCGTGATCCTCTCGGGAGTCGTGGCGGTGTCGTCGTGGATGGCGAGCCGAGCGGGGCTGAGTGCGGTCGACCCGTCGTCGGGCGAGGAAATCCACGTCGAGAACCTCCTGACGGGCGAGAATCTGTCGCGGATGGTCTCCGACGCGGTGGAGAATTTCATTAGCTTCCCGCCGCTCGGCGTGATTCTCGCGGTGATGCTCGGCGTCGCCATCGCGGAAAAAGCCGGCCTTTTGTCCGCGCTGGTGCGCCGCATGGTGGTACGCGTCAGCCCGAAGATGCTCACCTTCATGGTGGCGCTCGCGGGCGTGACCGGCTCCGTCGCGTCTGACGCGATCTACGTGATCATCATTCCGCTCGGCGCGATGGCCTTCTACGCGGTCGGCCGCTCCCCGATCGTCGGCGCGATGGTGGCGTTCGCCGCATCGTCCGCGGGTTTCAATTCATCGCTGATCCTCAACATCACCGACCTGCTGCTCGCCGGCATCTCCACGTCGGCGGCGCAGCTAGTGGACGAGAACTATATTGTCTCCCCTCTAGCCAACATCTTCTTCGTCATCCCGTCTGCCGTGGTTCTGTCGCTGATCATCACGGTCGTCACCGAGTTTTACGTGGACAAGAAAGCCAAGCAGCTTATCGACGACGACCACATCGACACCTCCGAACTCGCCTTCGACTACGACACGGAGCCGGATGACGCTGACTCCGATGCTTCTTCGGACTCTGACACTGACTCTGAGGGCGCCTCACAAGACGACCTCGCCCTGTCCCCCTTGGAGCAAAAGGGGCTGATCTGGTCCGGCGTCGCGCTGCTGGCGTTTTTGGCCGTCTACTTCGCCCTGCTGTTCATCCCCGGTTCCCCCTTCGCGCGACCGGACGAAGGCTTCATGCAATCCCCGCTCATCCAGGCCATCGCCGTGCCGATCGCCCTTGCGTTCTTCCTATGCGGCCTGGTCTTCGGCCTGATCATCGGCACCGTGAAGTCCGCCTCAGACATCCCGGCCTTCATGGCCAAGGGCCTGGAAACATTGTTGCCGATGATGGTGCTCTTCTTCGCCGTCTCCCAGTTCCTCGCCTGGTTCCAGTGGTCCAATTTGGGCTCCTGGACCGCGATCCGCGGCGCCGAGCTCCTCCAGGCCTGGAACCTCCCGAACGTCCTCCTGTTCGCGGCTTTCGTGCTCATGGTTGCCCTGATCAACTTGTTCGTCACCTCCGGCTCCGCCCAGTGGGCCCTGATGGCACCAGTCGTGGTGCCGATGATGATGTACGTCGGCATCGCCCCCGAAGTCACCCAAATGCTCTTCCGTATCGGTGACTCCCCCTCCAACATCATCAGCCCGATGTCCCCGTACTTTGCTGTCGCACTGACGTTCCTGCAGAAGTACTACAGGAAAGCCGGTGTGGGCACCCTCATGTCCCTCGCACTGCCCTACTCCATGGCCATGTGCGTGGGCTGGTTCCTGTTCTTCGTCATCTGGTACTTCCTCGGTATTCCGCTAGGC encodes:
- a CDS encoding AbgT family transporter, whose protein sequence is MSATTETKRKESRGESAGFLGWIEKIGNKLPDPFWLFVILSGVVAVSSWMASRAGLSAVDPSSGEEIHVENLLTGENLSRMVSDAVENFISFPPLGVILAVMLGVAIAEKAGLLSALVRRMVVRVSPKMLTFMVALAGVTGSVASDAIYVIIIPLGAMAFYAVGRSPIVGAMVAFAASSAGFNSSLILNITDLLLAGISTSAAQLVDENYIVSPLANIFFVIPSAVVLSLIITVVTEFYVDKKAKQLIDDDHIDTSELAFDYDTEPDDADSDASSDSDTDSEGASQDDLALSPLEQKGLIWSGVALLAFLAVYFALLFIPGSPFARPDEGFMQSPLIQAIAVPIALAFFLCGLVFGLIIGTVKSASDIPAFMAKGLETLLPMMVLFFAVSQFLAWFQWSNLGSWTAIRGAELLQAWNLPNVLLFAAFVLMVALINLFVTSGSAQWALMAPVVVPMMMYVGIAPEVTQMLFRIGDSPSNIISPMSPYFAVALTFLQKYYRKAGVGTLMSLALPYSMAMCVGWFLFFVIWYFLGIPLGPGAPMTYDV